The following are encoded together in the Anaerobranca californiensis DSM 14826 genome:
- a CDS encoding sugar ABC transporter permease — protein sequence MNVEKNFCQHPKKLAGIFKNFRLDWGLVITYLVLIIMIVIVFYPITWIVSSSFNPGRSLSGSQLLPRNPTLDHYRVLFNETDYLLWYKNTLKIAIINSALSVVLTTMTAYAFSRFRFWGRKMAMMTFLIIQMFPGAMGMIAIYVLLLRLNLLDTHLGLILVYAGGQIPFNTWIMKGYLDTIPKSIEEAAYIDGAGHLTVFYRIMLPLALPIISVVALFNFFGPMFDYILPRIILRSPSNYTLALGLHQFVSQQFANNFTRFAAGAVLVAFPIAVVYLLLQKLLISGLTKGAVK from the coding sequence ATGAATGTAGAGAAAAATTTTTGCCAGCATCCTAAGAAATTAGCAGGTATATTTAAAAACTTTCGTCTTGATTGGGGTTTAGTGATTACTTATTTAGTGTTAATTATAATGATAGTAATTGTATTTTACCCAATAACATGGATTGTATCAAGTTCCTTTAATCCTGGAAGAAGTCTTTCTGGTAGTCAGCTGCTTCCACGAAATCCTACTTTAGATCATTATAGGGTTTTGTTTAATGAAACCGACTATTTACTGTGGTATAAGAATACCCTTAAGATTGCCATTATAAACTCTGCACTATCGGTAGTATTAACCACTATGACAGCTTATGCATTTTCTCGTTTTCGCTTTTGGGGACGAAAGATGGCCATGATGACATTTTTGATTATTCAAATGTTTCCTGGAGCAATGGGTATGATTGCTATTTACGTTCTGCTTTTGAGGTTAAACCTCCTTGATACCCATTTAGGGTTAATATTGGTATATGCTGGTGGACAGATTCCTTTTAATACCTGGATTATGAAAGGTTATTTAGATACTATTCCTAAAAGTATTGAAGAAGCAGCATATATAGATGGAGCAGGACATCTGACAGTGTTCTATAGGATAATGTTGCCTTTAGCTTTGCCTATTATTTCTGTGGTAGCTTTGTTTAATTTTTTTGGTCCTATGTTTGATTATATTTTACCTCGTATTATTTTGCGAAGCCCTTCTAATTATACTTTAGCTTTGGGTTTACACCAATTTGTAAGTCAGCAGTTTGCTAATAATTTTACACGGTTTGCTGCTGGGGCAGTACTAGTTGCCTTCCCAATTGCAGTAGTATATCTTTTACTACAAAAATTACTTATTTCTGGGTTAACTAAAGGGGCAGTTAAATAA
- a CDS encoding U32 family peptidase encodes MDKKYEILAPAGSFDNLIAAVQNGADAIYLAGKDFGARKFAQNFDNEELIRAIEYCHIRGVNLYVTVNTLVFNNEFDKLKEYIDFLYTNDVDAIIVQDMGVLQYVRENYPDFKIHCSTQMSVQIVEDIKYLESLGVSRVVLGREMTIEEIKRAKRETKVELEAFIHGALCISISGQCLMSSFIGGRSGNRGSCAQPCRQKYTLYDKDRREKYNSVNGDYLLSPKDLCTIEEVNKIIAAGIFSLKIEGRMKSSEYVAATVRAYRQFLQQEDIDIENLEKDLKVFNRGFTKGHLFGETKVKLMSMLSPSNQGYYLGQVVKYDKKRGKLTIFLEEDLYHNDEIQIRRKDETVGARVERLELGGKVVKHCSKGQICQVNFKYYCERGEKVYKTYDEKRMKELRGTFAKESLEIPVNMEIFIKKDKEIIASITDGSNIVVENTGVIPQIPLNKELTKEEVYKGLSKTGGTPYKLVDLKIDLDSGLFLGMKDINGIRKKLVEKLNDKRKKKYHQRESKLSSQIVLKEKSLQPTEIENKEKREKLQLTFSVNNLAALQALMERGVTDVYYRDLDSLEEGVRMGERIGFKGRIIPEIFKTLSSEQLRKYKLLISKLGLDTVLIQSYGHISLFAEFNQIADFTLNIVNDHSYNFYLDNNFRRITISPELNLKQIERMSLDSSKTEILGYGYIPVMTMKHCVISTVVDKGGKCGFCLDKNLGLMDKTGEFFPIGKRYNCITEIYNSKKLLLVEDYQKLVKAGVGYFRLNFFDESPEEIKKVVSLHQNFITGQLEERDFITIKGLKTSGFTKGHLYRGVE; translated from the coding sequence ATGGATAAAAAATACGAAATACTAGCTCCCGCCGGTAGTTTTGATAATCTTATAGCAGCGGTACAAAATGGTGCCGATGCAATATATTTAGCTGGAAAAGATTTTGGTGCTAGAAAGTTTGCCCAAAACTTTGATAATGAAGAGCTAATTAGGGCAATAGAATATTGCCATATAAGGGGTGTTAACCTTTATGTAACAGTCAACACACTAGTGTTCAATAATGAGTTTGATAAATTAAAGGAATATATAGATTTTCTCTATACCAATGATGTAGATGCTATAATAGTTCAAGATATGGGGGTATTACAATATGTAAGGGAAAATTATCCTGACTTTAAAATCCATTGCTCTACCCAGATGTCTGTACAAATAGTAGAAGATATTAAATATTTAGAATCTCTAGGGGTTAGCAGAGTGGTACTAGGTCGGGAAATGACCATTGAAGAGATTAAAAGGGCAAAAAGGGAAACAAAGGTAGAACTTGAAGCTTTTATCCATGGAGCCCTATGTATTTCTATTTCCGGCCAATGTTTAATGAGTAGTTTTATTGGAGGAAGAAGTGGTAATAGGGGTAGTTGTGCCCAACCATGTCGACAAAAATACACCCTATATGATAAAGATAGAAGGGAAAAGTACAATTCAGTTAATGGTGATTATTTATTAAGCCCTAAAGATTTATGTACAATAGAAGAAGTAAACAAAATAATAGCTGCAGGTATTTTTTCATTAAAAATTGAGGGTAGGATGAAAAGTTCAGAATATGTAGCTGCAACTGTTAGAGCCTATCGTCAATTTTTACAACAAGAAGATATAGATATTGAAAACCTAGAAAAAGATTTAAAAGTGTTTAATCGGGGATTTACTAAAGGTCATTTATTTGGAGAGACTAAAGTTAAATTGATGAGCATGTTAAGTCCCTCAAATCAAGGTTACTATTTAGGACAAGTAGTGAAATATGATAAAAAAAGGGGAAAACTAACCATATTCCTTGAAGAAGATTTATATCACAATGATGAAATACAAATTCGCAGAAAAGATGAGACTGTAGGGGCTAGAGTAGAAAGGTTAGAATTAGGGGGTAAAGTAGTTAAACATTGTAGCAAAGGGCAGATATGTCAAGTTAATTTTAAATATTACTGTGAACGGGGAGAAAAAGTATATAAAACCTATGATGAAAAAAGGATGAAAGAGTTGAGGGGGACCTTTGCAAAGGAAAGTTTAGAAATACCTGTAAATATGGAGATTTTTATAAAAAAAGATAAAGAAATAATAGCTAGTATAACCGATGGTAGTAACATTGTCGTGGAAAATACTGGAGTAATACCTCAAATTCCTTTAAACAAGGAACTTACAAAAGAAGAAGTTTATAAAGGATTAAGTAAAACCGGTGGCACTCCATATAAATTAGTGGATTTAAAAATAGATTTAGATTCAGGATTGTTTTTAGGGATGAAAGATATTAATGGCATTAGAAAAAAGTTAGTAGAAAAGTTAAATGATAAACGGAAAAAGAAATATCATCAAAGGGAATCTAAGTTAAGTTCCCAAATAGTTTTAAAGGAAAAAAGTTTGCAACCTACAGAAATAGAAAATAAAGAAAAAAGGGAAAAGCTTCAGCTTACTTTTTCTGTAAATAATTTAGCTGCCCTTCAGGCTCTAATGGAAAGGGGAGTTACTGATGTTTACTATAGGGATTTAGATAGTTTAGAAGAAGGGGTTAGAATGGGGGAAAGAATAGGCTTTAAAGGGAGAATTATACCGGAAATTTTTAAAACACTAAGTAGCGAACAGTTAAGAAAATATAAACTTTTAATTTCTAAATTGGGTTTAGATACCGTTCTTATTCAAAGTTATGGCCATATTTCCCTTTTTGCGGAATTTAATCAAATAGCAGACTTTACCTTGAATATTGTTAATGACCATTCATATAATTTTTATCTAGATAATAATTTCCGAAGGATAACCATTTCCCCGGAATTAAATCTTAAACAAATAGAAAGAATGTCCTTAGATAGTAGTAAAACAGAAATTTTAGGATACGGTTATATTCCAGTTATGACGATGAAACATTGTGTAATTTCAACAGTGGTAGATAAAGGGGGGAAATGTGGATTTTGTTTAGATAAAAATTTAGGATTAATGGACAAAACAGGAGAGTTTTTCCCTATAGGTAAAAGATATAATTGTATAACAGAAATTTATAACTCTAAAAAATTATTATTAGTAGAAGATTACCAAAAACTTGTAAAGGCAGGGGTAGGTTATTTCCGCTTAAATTTTTTCGATGAATCCCCTGAAGAAATAAAAAAGGTAGTTTCTTTACATCAAAATTTTATAACAGGGCAGCTAGAGGAAAGGGATTTTATAACAATAAAGGGATTAAAAACATCAGGTTTTACAAAAGGTCATTTATATAGAGGGGTGGAATAG
- a CDS encoding ABC transporter ATP-binding protein, whose protein sequence is MAHLSLRNVYKIYPGDVMAVNDFNLEIQDKEFIVLVGPSGCGKSTTLRMIAGLEEITKGELYIDDKLVNDVPPKDRDIAMVFQNYALYPHMNVYENMAFGLKLRKFKKEEIDQRVQEAAKILGIENLLTRKPKELSGGQRQRVALGRAIVRHPKVFLMDEPLSNLDAKLRVQMRTEISKLHHRLQTTMIYVTHDQTEAMTMGDRIVVMKDGVIQQVATPQEIYDHPKNVFVAGFIGSPAMNFVAATIVEKGSDLYLQFAEADIKIPAGKAKVLREKGYVNKEVIMGIRPEDLHDEPVFLEASPESVIEPVVEVVEKMGAENYLYLQFKGVQLTARVDARSKATVDTTIKIALDMNKVHVFDKETEEAVF, encoded by the coding sequence TTGGCACATTTAAGTTTGAGAAATGTTTATAAAATTTATCCTGGAGATGTAATGGCAGTAAATGATTTTAATTTAGAAATTCAAGATAAAGAATTTATTGTTTTAGTTGGGCCTTCTGGTTGTGGTAAATCAACGACTTTAAGGATGATAGCCGGGTTAGAAGAAATAACTAAAGGGGAACTTTACATTGACGATAAATTAGTAAATGATGTTCCTCCTAAGGATAGGGATATTGCTATGGTTTTTCAAAATTATGCTTTATATCCACACATGAATGTCTATGAAAATATGGCTTTTGGACTTAAATTAAGGAAATTTAAAAAAGAAGAAATCGATCAAAGGGTACAAGAAGCAGCTAAAATTTTAGGTATTGAAAATTTACTAACTAGAAAACCTAAAGAACTTTCTGGTGGACAGCGGCAAAGGGTTGCTTTAGGAAGAGCAATAGTAAGACATCCAAAAGTTTTCTTAATGGATGAACCTTTATCTAACCTTGATGCAAAACTGAGGGTGCAAATGCGTACTGAAATAAGCAAATTACATCATAGATTACAAACTACAATGATTTATGTAACCCATGATCAAACAGAAGCGATGACTATGGGGGATAGAATCGTAGTTATGAAAGATGGGGTAATCCAACAAGTAGCTACACCTCAAGAAATATATGATCATCCTAAAAATGTTTTTGTCGCTGGTTTTATCGGTTCCCCTGCCATGAACTTTGTAGCAGCAACTATAGTTGAAAAAGGTAGCGACCTTTATTTACAATTTGCTGAAGCTGATATTAAAATCCCAGCAGGTAAAGCTAAAGTTCTTAGGGAAAAAGGATATGTAAATAAAGAAGTAATTATGGGTATTCGACCTGAAGATCTACATGATGAGCCAGTCTTCCTTGAAGCGTCCCCTGAAAGTGTTATTGAACCTGTAGTGGAAGTTGTAGAGAAAATGGGAGCTGAAAATTATCTATATCTTCAATTTAAAGGTGTACAATTAACTGCTAGGGTAGATGCCAGGTCCAAGGCTACTGTTGATACAACAATTAAAATAGCTTTAGATATGAACAAAGTACATGTTTTCGATAAAGAAACAGAAGAAGCAGTTTTTTAG
- a CDS encoding ABC transporter permease subunit, whose amino-acid sequence MKTNLISQQRQKVYGTKHANIATVLSLLFMGLGQLYNRQWVKGLSLMILQIFTLIVGIRPLHYALWAITSLGEEPMRDHSLFLMIDAIIIFIIFALFLAVYMGNVIDARKTGRLLDMGIPAPGIKQSLITLKEKGFPLLLLIPGFLLLLFFTAMPLIFAISIGFTNYTASTSPPRHVLEWVGFTNFVRVFTLEAWRTTFFQVLGWTIIWTVVSTLSTFLLGLLLALLLNHPKLKFRRLFRTILILPWAIPGFISILVFRGLFNDQFGHINQILINIGLNRIPWFTDGFWAKIMVLLVNLWLGFPWFMILCSGVIQSISSEIYDAAEVDGASSFQKFWRITLPLVLYSVAPLLIMSFAHNFNNFNVVYLLTGGGPALAGSRGAGATDILITWVFKITFDELFRYNYASAISLVIFFFVAGVSIWNFRRTRQFQEEDVIS is encoded by the coding sequence ATGAAAACTAACCTTATTTCACAACAACGACAAAAGGTTTATGGAACTAAGCATGCTAATATTGCAACAGTCTTAAGTTTATTGTTTATGGGGCTAGGGCAGTTATATAACCGTCAGTGGGTAAAAGGTTTAAGTTTAATGATATTACAGATTTTTACCCTAATTGTAGGAATTAGACCTCTCCATTATGCACTATGGGCAATAACTAGTTTAGGCGAAGAACCGATGCGAGATCATTCACTGTTTTTGATGATAGATGCCATTATTATTTTTATTATTTTTGCTTTATTTTTAGCGGTATATATGGGCAATGTTATTGATGCCAGAAAAACAGGAAGGTTGCTAGATATGGGAATCCCTGCTCCAGGTATAAAGCAAAGTCTGATTACTCTAAAAGAAAAGGGATTTCCTTTATTACTCCTTATCCCTGGTTTTCTCCTACTATTATTTTTTACCGCTATGCCGTTAATATTTGCTATTTCTATTGGATTTACAAACTATACAGCTAGTACTTCTCCTCCTAGGCATGTTTTGGAATGGGTTGGTTTTACTAATTTTGTTAGAGTATTTACACTAGAGGCGTGGCGTACTACTTTTTTCCAAGTTTTAGGTTGGACAATAATTTGGACAGTGGTTTCTACATTATCCACATTTTTGTTAGGTTTATTGTTAGCTTTGTTGCTTAATCATCCTAAACTCAAATTTCGCCGTCTATTTAGGACAATACTTATTTTGCCCTGGGCTATTCCAGGATTTATATCCATCTTAGTTTTTCGAGGGTTATTTAACGATCAATTTGGTCATATTAATCAGATATTAATAAACATTGGTTTGAATAGAATTCCCTGGTTTACAGATGGGTTTTGGGCTAAGATAATGGTATTGTTGGTCAACTTGTGGTTAGGATTCCCTTGGTTTATGATCCTCTGTTCCGGTGTAATCCAAAGTATTTCATCGGAGATATATGATGCTGCTGAGGTTGATGGTGCTTCAAGTTTCCAAAAGTTTTGGAGAATTACTCTACCCCTTGTGTTATATAGTGTGGCTCCGTTGTTAATAATGTCCTTTGCCCATAATTTTAACAATTTTAATGTTGTATACCTCCTTACGGGAGGTGGACCGGCGTTGGCTGGTTCTAGGGGGGCTGGAGCTACAGATATCTTAATAACCTGGGTATTCAAAATTACTTTTGATGAGTTGTTCCGTTATAATTATGCTTCAGCTATTTCACTGGTGATATTCTTTTTTGTTGCTGGGGTGTCAATATGGAATTTCCGACGAACTAGACAATTCCAGGAAGAGGATGTGATATCATGA
- a CDS encoding extracellular solute-binding protein gives MKKFATVGLALLLVMGLLAGCVSRPNGTGKEENVIPDKPDKLVIWESAEWLENAKKLAQKFTEKYGIEVEVVQLAELDQRDTLKLDGPAGLGADVVTWPHDQIGEAVMAGLIAPIDEWLEDGVLEQFYEGALMAMHYDGQLYGLPKTIETTALVYNKDIIPEPPKTWEEMMNMIKQHTKINENRFGFLFDFKNFYFVHGFFAGMGGYVFGFEDGTYDVNDIGLNNEGSVAALELIKELTDGGYLPLATDYSVMEDQFNQGNTPMIINGPWSIQGYKDAGINVGVAPLPTLPNGEHPKTFSGYKGWYVSAFSKHPYWATKLVEFLTSKESLEQRFADTNEIPPRHDITIDNEIAAAFLAQGEFAIPMPNVPEMRVVWSNVSDAIDLATRGSMSPKEALDQAVKHIKDAILEMHE, from the coding sequence GTGAAGAAGTTTGCAACTGTTGGTTTGGCATTATTGTTGGTGATGGGTCTTCTTGCTGGATGTGTTTCTAGACCCAATGGTACAGGGAAAGAAGAAAACGTAATACCAGATAAGCCAGACAAATTGGTTATTTGGGAATCTGCGGAATGGTTAGAAAATGCAAAAAAATTGGCCCAGAAATTTACAGAAAAATATGGTATTGAAGTGGAAGTTGTACAATTAGCAGAATTAGACCAGCGTGATACCTTAAAATTGGACGGACCTGCAGGATTAGGAGCAGATGTGGTTACTTGGCCCCACGATCAAATAGGTGAAGCAGTTATGGCGGGGTTAATTGCTCCTATAGATGAGTGGCTAGAGGATGGAGTTTTAGAACAGTTTTATGAAGGTGCCCTAATGGCTATGCACTATGATGGTCAGCTATATGGACTTCCAAAGACAATTGAGACAACTGCCCTTGTTTATAATAAGGACATAATTCCTGAGCCTCCTAAAACATGGGAAGAAATGATGAATATGATTAAACAACATACCAAGATTAATGAGAATCGGTTTGGCTTCCTATTTGACTTTAAAAATTTCTATTTTGTCCATGGATTTTTTGCCGGTATGGGTGGATATGTATTTGGCTTTGAAGATGGGACTTATGATGTAAATGATATTGGTCTTAACAATGAAGGCTCTGTAGCTGCTTTGGAGCTAATTAAAGAGTTGACAGATGGCGGATATTTACCTTTAGCAACAGATTATAGTGTAATGGAAGATCAATTTAATCAAGGGAATACCCCAATGATTATTAATGGTCCTTGGTCTATCCAGGGATATAAGGATGCCGGTATTAATGTTGGTGTTGCTCCACTGCCTACTTTACCAAATGGGGAGCATCCTAAGACATTTTCAGGCTATAAAGGATGGTATGTCAGTGCCTTTAGTAAACATCCTTATTGGGCGACTAAACTTGTTGAGTTCCTCACTAGTAAAGAAAGCTTAGAACAAAGGTTTGCTGACACTAATGAGATACCCCCTCGCCATGATATTACTATCGATAATGAAATAGCCGCTGCCTTTTTGGCCCAAGGGGAGTTTGCAATACCAATGCCTAACGTGCCTGAAATGAGGGTGGTCTGGAGTAATGTTAGTGATGCTATTGACTTGGCTACTCGGGGAAGTATGAGTCCTAAGGAAGCATTAGACCAAGCAGTAAAGCATATAAAAGATGCTATTTTAGAGATGCATGAGTAA
- a CDS encoding ABC transporter permease, with the protein MGLLKFEFKKFLKEMKYLWLIFVVFLITTGIYSVYNYQIRFIQKIGYEELNLLEIKREWEYRQSELVKLQDQNLLTEDQEKQLYYIRDVGRYLYFISGHTQYGDWGKIIGYQKFFLDNLQLYSQYGGEFEPLEGIEREIAIAKNQWMLDHDLTFESEKLPISQHLFLKDLASFLLGKIGIVLILFFYGVSYMEEKERNTLKTLKTQPISNTKLIISKYLIYIVSTMIFILVVFSAGLLIPYLYNGKTLNFMYPQVLKGDETFAIITTSEYLIRHFIFFLCSASIAYGLTLLISKCSQRTLSLYILSGIVITIGYNLTFFIKHPINPFYYFRYSEILNAVPQKNDFLYLLFALIWTAFFLILAGNLPEQQINISFLDKVAKFIQQKLDVKKPFSKGEINLNRSNFFNLYNFEWRKIIREGQWKIILTAILIIVVSGHYFLTYLTEQRKEAYFHELNWRITSSEEREKEYNYEIQRLQRQIEDLIANSSPEKDPYYYNRIRSFEASIERIQGQIQREREMVQHVISALEGYERGDWDTFYQYQLLYIEENATNYNYFGKFNSLGNFTILSSIYEKNWLRDRNIRPVFSGEYVPNIHIPKTPRLTNLGWGGLTVTIEQFVAENTKMDNSGLFYLRIFYTHYLYLIPLLILLYFVGPGMAKERDKKNNFNLLVTQPIKEETLFISKFINSVVIILGTNLIVVILILVTGTFLNRFGDWQYPIIYYYPFRTVLSPGYQGFNFGQGMDFMTLGRYTINGTLLLSVMTVFFMGLANLISIFFKRTMSVFSTTTILAVVAFWLAEQKPLDRKFYSPITYFNIPKIINGEIGALLNEPKINLLTGIIVLIAFTMIFLIAGYLYIYIKNNRIGVSWSRLFRRSEKNDFGCQRY; encoded by the coding sequence ATGGGGCTTTTAAAGTTTGAGTTTAAAAAATTTCTGAAAGAAATGAAATACTTATGGCTAATTTTTGTTGTTTTTTTAATTACTACAGGAATCTATTCAGTATATAATTACCAAATCCGGTTTATACAGAAAATAGGTTATGAAGAATTAAACCTTTTAGAAATAAAAAGGGAATGGGAGTATAGACAAAGTGAGTTAGTAAAATTGCAGGATCAAAATCTATTGACAGAAGATCAAGAAAAGCAGTTATATTATATTAGAGATGTTGGTAGGTATTTATATTTTATTTCAGGCCACACTCAATATGGAGATTGGGGTAAAATCATTGGTTATCAAAAATTTTTTTTAGATAATTTACAATTGTATTCCCAATATGGTGGAGAATTTGAGCCCCTTGAAGGTATTGAAAGGGAAATAGCTATTGCTAAAAATCAATGGATGTTAGACCATGATTTGACATTCGAATCAGAAAAACTTCCAATATCTCAGCATCTTTTTTTGAAAGATTTAGCTTCCTTTTTGTTAGGGAAAATAGGGATAGTATTAATTTTATTCTTCTACGGTGTTTCCTATATGGAGGAGAAGGAAAGGAATACATTAAAGACATTAAAAACTCAACCAATTTCTAATACGAAGTTGATTATATCAAAATATTTAATCTACATTGTTTCAACAATGATCTTTATATTAGTAGTATTTTCTGCCGGCTTACTTATACCCTATCTTTATAATGGAAAAACATTAAATTTTATGTATCCCCAAGTATTAAAGGGTGATGAAACCTTCGCAATTATAACTACCAGCGAATATTTAATAAGACATTTTATTTTCTTTCTGTGTAGTGCCAGTATTGCATATGGTTTGACATTATTAATTAGTAAATGCTCACAAAGGACTTTAAGTTTGTATATTCTCAGTGGGATAGTTATTACAATAGGTTATAATTTAACTTTTTTTATTAAACATCCCATAAACCCCTTTTATTATTTTAGATATTCGGAAATTTTAAATGCTGTTCCCCAAAAAAACGATTTTTTATACCTTTTATTTGCCTTAATATGGACAGCTTTTTTTCTGATTTTAGCTGGAAATTTGCCAGAGCAACAAATAAATATTTCTTTTTTAGATAAAGTTGCAAAATTTATTCAACAAAAATTAGATGTAAAAAAACCCTTTTCTAAAGGTGAAATTAATTTAAACAGGAGTAATTTCTTTAATCTATATAATTTTGAATGGAGAAAAATAATTAGAGAAGGTCAATGGAAAATTATTTTGACAGCTATATTAATTATTGTAGTCAGTGGCCATTATTTTTTAACTTACTTAACAGAACAGAGGAAAGAAGCATATTTTCATGAGTTAAACTGGCGAATTACTTCTTCTGAAGAAAGGGAAAAAGAGTATAATTATGAAATTCAGAGGTTACAAAGGCAAATAGAAGACTTAATAGCAAATAGTAGTCCTGAAAAAGACCCTTATTATTATAATAGAATAAGGAGTTTCGAAGCTTCTATAGAGAGGATTCAAGGGCAAATCCAAAGGGAAAGGGAAATGGTTCAGCATGTCATATCAGCTTTAGAAGGATATGAAAGAGGGGATTGGGATACTTTTTACCAATACCAATTACTCTATATAGAGGAAAATGCTACTAATTATAATTATTTCGGTAAGTTTAACAGTTTAGGTAACTTTACAATTTTATCTAGTATCTATGAAAAAAATTGGCTTAGGGATAGAAATATTAGACCTGTTTTTTCAGGAGAGTATGTTCCTAATATTCATATACCTAAAACTCCCCGTTTAACAAATTTAGGTTGGGGAGGACTTACTGTAACAATAGAACAGTTTGTAGCAGAAAACACCAAAATGGATAATAGTGGACTTTTTTACCTTAGAATTTTTTACACCCATTACCTTTACTTGATTCCTTTATTAATTTTACTTTATTTTGTAGGGCCTGGGATGGCTAAGGAAAGGGATAAAAAGAACAATTTTAATTTACTAGTCACTCAACCGATAAAAGAAGAGACACTATTTATAAGCAAATTTATAAATAGTGTAGTAATTATATTAGGTACCAATCTAATTGTCGTTATTTTAATATTAGTTACAGGTACATTCTTAAATCGTTTTGGGGATTGGCAATATCCTATAATTTACTATTATCCTTTTAGGACCGTTTTATCCCCCGGCTATCAAGGATTTAACTTTGGGCAAGGTATGGATTTCATGACCTTAGGTCGATATACCATCAATGGCACTTTATTATTAAGTGTAATGACAGTATTTTTTATGGGTTTGGCAAACTTAATTTCAATTTTTTTCAAAAGGACAATGTCCGTTTTCTCAACAACTACAATTTTAGCAGTAGTAGCTTTTTGGTTAGCGGAACAAAAACCATTAGATAGGAAATTTTATTCACCTATTACTTATTTTAACATCCCTAAAATAATTAATGGTGAGATTGGGGCCCTTTTAAATGAACCTAAGATTAACCTAT